One Drechmeria coniospora strain ARSEF 6962 chromosome 01, whole genome shotgun sequence genomic region harbors:
- a CDS encoding putative tricarboxylate transporter mitochondrial carrier protein, translating to MPANGTCLCMFSVPVPGVQHEHSATPVRSTGNHVLYLSAVLRTVEILDSYRAARDRADSYRQTTDPQRYRNAFSASLASLASTSTTNHITASPLDTASEPQPWSLPRPTGSPKGRSGRARCGPSSQGRRRAPSRSVGHPDDGLDRRAGANGTRGRAAITYPAEFAKTRTQLNRRLAEGRKLPWPPFGRQWYAGCTTLIVGNAAKAGIRFVAFDQYRSLLADADGKLSGPRTVLAGFGAGVTESLLAVTPTESIKTTLIDDRKSPTPRMRGFLDAVPIMARERGLRGFFQGFVPTTLRQSANSATRFGSYTFLKQMAESYTAPGEKLGAVATFGIGGLAGLVTVFVTQPLDTVKTRMQSPDARATYGSTLRCAGLILRHEGVLTFWSGALPRLVRLVLSGGIVFTMYEKSMELMNRLDPEMRYL from the exons ATGCCCGCCAATGGTACTTGTTTGTgcatgttctccgtaccgGTACCAGGTGTGCAGCACGAGCACAGTGCAActcccgtacggagtacagggaATCATGTACTCTACCTGtccgccgtactccgtacagtcgAAATACTCGACTCATACCGTGCTGCTCGTGACCGGGCCGATTCCTACCGCCAAACAACGGATCCACAGCGGTATCGGAACGCTTTCTCTGCCAGcctcgccagcctcgccaGCACTTCCACCACAAACCACATCaccgcctcgccgctcgACACCGCCAGCGAACCGCAGCCATGGTCTCTCCCGCGGCCGACAGGGAGCCCGAAAggacgaagcggccgagcGCGCTGCGGTCCATCATCGCagggtcgacggcgggcgcCATCGAGATCGGTAGGCCaccccgacgacgggcttGACCGCCGAGCCGGTGCTAACGGAACGCGTGGGCGGGCAGCAATCACCTATCCAGCCGAGT TCGCCAAGACGAGGACGCAGCTCAACCGGcgcctcgccgagggccggAAGCTGCCGTGGCCGCCCTTTGGCAGGCAGTGGTACGCCGGCTGCACGAcgctcatcgtcggcaacgcggccaaggcgggcaTCC GCTTCGTCGCCTTTGACCAGTACAGgagcctcctcgccgacgccgacggtaAGCTCAGCGGCCCGCGGACCGTGCTCGcgggcttcggcgccggcgtgaCCGAGTCCCTGCTGGCGgtgacgccgacggagagCATCAAGACGACGCT GATCGACGACCGCAAGTCGCCGACGCCCCGGATGCGtggcttcctcgacgccgtgcccATCATGGCGCGCGAGCGCGGCCTGCGCGGCTTCTTCCAGGGCttcgtgccgacgacgctgcgcCAGTCGGCCAACAGCGCCACCCGCTTCGGCTCCTACACCTTTCTCAAGCAGATGGCCGAGTCCTACACGGCGCCGGGCGAgaagctcggcgccgtcgccacctttggcatcggcggcctcgccggcctcgtcaccgtcttcGTCACCCAGCCGCTCGACACGGTCAAGACGCGCATGCAGAGCCCCGACGCGCGCGCCACCTACGGCAGCACCCTGCGCTGCGCGGGCCTCATCCTCCGCCACGAGGGCGTGCTGACCTTTTGGAGCGGCGCCCTGCCGCGTCTGGTGCGCCTCGTGCTgagcggcggcatcgtcttTACCATGTACGAGAAGAGCATGGAGCTGATGAACCGGCTCGACCCGGAGATGAGGTACCTCTGA